A section of the Tachysurus fulvidraco isolate hzauxx_2018 chromosome 7, HZAU_PFXX_2.0, whole genome shotgun sequence genome encodes:
- the LOC113647891 gene encoding protein NLRC3-like isoform X1 produces the protein MKRSDSRPGLASMKSEESMALPLGFKEMREPTLECLIFSVLQQAREKTGPKVTDTGCNDVTTEPHLQERYRLNLLKTFQQINEVIIKQGNPSLNEIYTELYITEGDSGEVSNEHEVRQIEAASRRAATEETPIKCNDIFKPLPEEDKPIRSVLTKGVAGIGKTVSVQKFILDWAEGKTNQDVQLIFPLPFRELNLMKDQTLSLMELLHFYFKEIKETNISSLHKVLFIFDGLDECRFPLNFQNTARVSDVTESASVDVLLINLIKGNLLPSALIWITSRPAAADQIPSECVDRVTEVRGFNDPQKEEYFRKRIRDQSLSNRIITHLKSLRSLYIMCHIPVFCWISATVLESLLGKAENGEIPETLTQMYTHFLIIQTNIIKKKYTESRETDKEMVLKLSKLAFQQLMKGNLIFYEEDLMECGIDVTEASVYSGVCTQIFREEFGLHQSKVYCFVHLSIQEHLAALYVHLKFINQKKNVFKKPIFPFFWLKFKLSDVHKCAVVQALQSKNGHLDLFLRFLLGLSLKSNQNLLQTQNIVTKTKSISRSNQDTVHFIKEKIRENPSTEKSINLFHCLNELEDHSLVKEIQCYLQSGNLQHIELSPSQWSAVVFVLLTSGQEQDVFVLNKYINKHCTSEDVLLKLLPVVAASRKAE, from the exons atgaagagatcagactcaagACCCGGCCTTGCTTCCATGAAGAGTGAAGAGTCTATGGCGTTACCACTGGGATTTAAAGAGATGAGAGAACCCACACTGGAATG tttaatttTCAGTGTCCTACAGCAAGCAAGAGAGAAAACTGGACCGAAAGTCACTGATACAGG atgtaatgatgtaactaCTGAACCTCATCTTCAGGAGAGATACAGATTAAATCTGTTAAAGACGTTTCAGCAAATAAACGAGGTGATAATAAAACAGGGAAACCCATCACTCaatgagatctacacagagctctacatcacagaagGAGACAGTGGAGAAGTCagtaatgaacatgaggtgaggcAGATCGAGGCAGCATCCAGAAGAGCAGCAACAGAGGAAACACCGATCAAATGTAATGACATCTTTAAGCCTTTACCTGAAGAAGACAAACCCATCAGGAGCGTTCTGACAAAGGGAGTCGCTGgcattggaaaaacagtctctgtgcagaaattCATTCTAgactgggctgaagggaaaACAAATCAGGATGTTCAACTcatatttccacttcctttcagAGAGCTCAATCTGATGAAGGATCAAACACTGAGTCTGATGGAGCTtcttcatttctattttaaggagataaaagaaacaaacatttccAGCCTGCACaaagttctgtttatttttgatggTTTGGATGAGTGTCGTTTCCCTCTGAACTTCCAGAACACagcgagagtgagtgatgtaactgaatcagcatcagtggatgtgctgctgattAATCTGATCAAAGGGAATCTACTTCCTTCTGCTCTCATCTGGAtcacctccagacctgcagcagctgatcaaatcccctctgagtgtgttgatcgagtcacagaggtacgagggttcaatgacccacagaaggaggaatatttcaggaagaggatcagagaTCAGAGCCTGAGCAACAGAATCATCACACACTTAAAATCattaagaagcctctacatcatgtgtcacatcccagtcttctgctggatttcagccactgttctagagagtcTGTTGGGTAAAGCAGAGAATGGAGAGATCCCcgagactctgactcaaatgtacacacacttcctcatcattcagacaaacatcatCAAGAAAAAGtacacagagagcagagagacagataaagaaatGGTCCTGAAACTGAGTAAACTGGCTTTTCAGCAGCTGATGAAAGgcaacctgatcttctatgaggaagacctgatgGAGTGTGGCATCGATGTGACAGAAGCATCAGTgtattcaggtgtgtgtacacagatcttcagagaggagtttgggcttcaccagAGTAAAGTGTACTGCTTTGTTCATCTGAGCATTCAGGAGCACCTCGCAGCTCTGTATGTGCACCTGAAATTcataaatcaaaagaaaaatgtttttaaaaagccaatatttccttttttctggCTAAAATTTAAACTCTCAGATGTACACAAGTGTGCAGTAGTTCAGGCTTTACAGAGTAAAAATGGACATCTGGATCTTTTCCTTCGCtttcttctgggtctctcactgaaGTCCAATCAGAACCTCTTACAAACTCAAAATATAGTGACAAAGACAAAAAGTATCTCCCGCAGTAATCAGGACACAGTTCATttcatcaaggagaagatcagagaGAATCCCTCcacagagaaatccatcaatctgttccactgtctaaATGAACTGGAAGATCATTCTCTAGTTAAGGAAATCCAATGTTACCTACAGTCTGGAAATTTACAGCATATTGAACTTTCTCCTTCTCAATGGTCagctgtggtgtttgtgttactgacatcAGGGCAGGAACAGGATGTGTTTGtcctgaataaatatattaacaaaCACTGTACATCAGAGGATGTTCTTCTGAAGCTCCTGCCTGTGGTTGcagcctccagaaaagctgagtaa
- the LOC113647891 gene encoding protein NLRC3-like isoform X2 translates to MKRSDSRPGLASMKSEESMALPLGFKEMREPTLECVLQQAREKTGPKVTDTGCNDVTTEPHLQERYRLNLLKTFQQINEVIIKQGNPSLNEIYTELYITEGDSGEVSNEHEVRQIEAASRRAATEETPIKCNDIFKPLPEEDKPIRSVLTKGVAGIGKTVSVQKFILDWAEGKTNQDVQLIFPLPFRELNLMKDQTLSLMELLHFYFKEIKETNISSLHKVLFIFDGLDECRFPLNFQNTARVSDVTESASVDVLLINLIKGNLLPSALIWITSRPAAADQIPSECVDRVTEVRGFNDPQKEEYFRKRIRDQSLSNRIITHLKSLRSLYIMCHIPVFCWISATVLESLLGKAENGEIPETLTQMYTHFLIIQTNIIKKKYTESRETDKEMVLKLSKLAFQQLMKGNLIFYEEDLMECGIDVTEASVYSGVCTQIFREEFGLHQSKVYCFVHLSIQEHLAALYVHLKFINQKKNVFKKPIFPFFWLKFKLSDVHKCAVVQALQSKNGHLDLFLRFLLGLSLKSNQNLLQTQNIVTKTKSISRSNQDTVHFIKEKIRENPSTEKSINLFHCLNELEDHSLVKEIQCYLQSGNLQHIELSPSQWSAVVFVLLTSGQEQDVFVLNKYINKHCTSEDVLLKLLPVVAASRKAE, encoded by the exons atgaagagatcagactcaagACCCGGCCTTGCTTCCATGAAGAGTGAAGAGTCTATGGCGTTACCACTGGGATTTAAAGAGATGAGAGAACCCACACTGGAATG TGTCCTACAGCAAGCAAGAGAGAAAACTGGACCGAAAGTCACTGATACAGG atgtaatgatgtaactaCTGAACCTCATCTTCAGGAGAGATACAGATTAAATCTGTTAAAGACGTTTCAGCAAATAAACGAGGTGATAATAAAACAGGGAAACCCATCACTCaatgagatctacacagagctctacatcacagaagGAGACAGTGGAGAAGTCagtaatgaacatgaggtgaggcAGATCGAGGCAGCATCCAGAAGAGCAGCAACAGAGGAAACACCGATCAAATGTAATGACATCTTTAAGCCTTTACCTGAAGAAGACAAACCCATCAGGAGCGTTCTGACAAAGGGAGTCGCTGgcattggaaaaacagtctctgtgcagaaattCATTCTAgactgggctgaagggaaaACAAATCAGGATGTTCAACTcatatttccacttcctttcagAGAGCTCAATCTGATGAAGGATCAAACACTGAGTCTGATGGAGCTtcttcatttctattttaaggagataaaagaaacaaacatttccAGCCTGCACaaagttctgtttatttttgatggTTTGGATGAGTGTCGTTTCCCTCTGAACTTCCAGAACACagcgagagtgagtgatgtaactgaatcagcatcagtggatgtgctgctgattAATCTGATCAAAGGGAATCTACTTCCTTCTGCTCTCATCTGGAtcacctccagacctgcagcagctgatcaaatcccctctgagtgtgttgatcgagtcacagaggtacgagggttcaatgacccacagaaggaggaatatttcaggaagaggatcagagaTCAGAGCCTGAGCAACAGAATCATCACACACTTAAAATCattaagaagcctctacatcatgtgtcacatcccagtcttctgctggatttcagccactgttctagagagtcTGTTGGGTAAAGCAGAGAATGGAGAGATCCCcgagactctgactcaaatgtacacacacttcctcatcattcagacaaacatcatCAAGAAAAAGtacacagagagcagagagacagataaagaaatGGTCCTGAAACTGAGTAAACTGGCTTTTCAGCAGCTGATGAAAGgcaacctgatcttctatgaggaagacctgatgGAGTGTGGCATCGATGTGACAGAAGCATCAGTgtattcaggtgtgtgtacacagatcttcagagaggagtttgggcttcaccagAGTAAAGTGTACTGCTTTGTTCATCTGAGCATTCAGGAGCACCTCGCAGCTCTGTATGTGCACCTGAAATTcataaatcaaaagaaaaatgtttttaaaaagccaatatttccttttttctggCTAAAATTTAAACTCTCAGATGTACACAAGTGTGCAGTAGTTCAGGCTTTACAGAGTAAAAATGGACATCTGGATCTTTTCCTTCGCtttcttctgggtctctcactgaaGTCCAATCAGAACCTCTTACAAACTCAAAATATAGTGACAAAGACAAAAAGTATCTCCCGCAGTAATCAGGACACAGTTCATttcatcaaggagaagatcagagaGAATCCCTCcacagagaaatccatcaatctgttccactgtctaaATGAACTGGAAGATCATTCTCTAGTTAAGGAAATCCAATGTTACCTACAGTCTGGAAATTTACAGCATATTGAACTTTCTCCTTCTCAATGGTCagctgtggtgtttgtgttactgacatcAGGGCAGGAACAGGATGTGTTTGtcctgaataaatatattaacaaaCACTGTACATCAGAGGATGTTCTTCTGAAGCTCCTGCCTGTGGTTGcagcctccagaaaagctgagtaa
- the trim2a gene encoding tripartite motif-containing protein 2 isoform X4, which yields MASDGSELFSLPSPVVRHIDKHFLMCSICLDHYHTPKVLPCLHTFCQRCLQSFVPVHSLTLTCPICRQTSVLPEKGVAALQNNFFITNLMEVLKRQDTGHGDENFLLDIDTLSREQQLSCSKHQENVEFYCPVCETAVCEKCSSEDHIQHVTVPLAEVLPQHRASLLQQLNSIRSRLPQIDSALQTLSDILQQLTSQKSSVEEKIHSTFTELQRMLDVRKSVLLMEVEVKYTLKHKVLQTQMALLLQEQENMLRDCSLTERALSSGSEAEVLLVEKHLSEHLSELMTRELPLRPEENGHLSFTVETDGLCSSIHRLGSIITGSAVAGETVASGEGLRRCVVDQPTFITVTSKERDGRLCQTGGAPLSAELNGADGTLVGEGEVVDHKDGTYDILYTLSYEGQYMLALRLYGQHIRGSPFSIRATRDTQESENTNRTKRWLKSPGNSHIKRQASKRPGSVYSSARSTGNVAGDDLIFRIGTKGRNKGEFANLQGVAASDTGNVLIADSNNQCVQIFSNDGHFKSRFGVRGRSPGQLQRPTGITIHPNGDIIIADYDTKWVSIFSSDGKFKSKIGSGKLMGPKGVSVDRNGNIVVVDNKSCSIFVFQPNGKLIRKFGTRGNGDKQLAGVY from the exons ATGGCGAGTGATGGCTCTGAGCTCTTCTCCCTTCCGAGTCCTGTAGTGCGTCACATCGATAAACATTTCCTGATGTGTAGCATCTGTCTGGATCACTACCACACACCCAAAGTGCTGCCGTGTCTCCACACCTTCTGCCAAAG GTGTCTTCAGAGCTTCGTCCCTGTCCACAGCCTGACTCTTACGTGTCCTATCTGTCGTCAGACGTCTGTCCTTCCAGAGAAGGGCGTGGCAGCGTTACAAAATAACTTCTTCATCACCAACCTGATGGAGGTGTTGAAGAGACAAGACACAGGACATGGAGATGAGAACTTTCTGCTGGACATCGACACTTTGAGCAGAGAACAACAGCTGTCCTGTTCCAAACACCAAGAAAAC GTGGAGTTCTACTGTCCCGTGTGTGagacagctgtgtgtgagaagtgcagCAGTGAAGATCACATCCAACACGTGACTGTCCCCCTTGCAGAAGTCCTCCCACAGCACAGAGCTTCGCTGCTGCAGCAGCTAAACTCCATCAGGAGCAG ACTCCCGCAGATCGACTCAGCACTGCAGACGTTGTCTGACATCTTGCAGCAGCTGACGAGTCAGAAGAGCTCAGTTGAGGAGAAAATCCACAGCACCTTCACTGAGCTCCAGAGGATGTTGGATGTGCGTAAGAGTGTCCTGCtgatggaggtggaggtgaaatACACCCTCAAGCACAAG GTGCTTCAGACACAGATGGCGTTGTTGCTGCAGGAGCAGGAGAACATGCTCAGGGACTGCAGTCTGACAGAACGAGCATTAAGCAGTGGCTCTGAGGCTGAGGTGCTGCTGGTGGAGAAGCATCTGAGTGAGCATCTGAGTGAACTGATGACTCGTGAACTTCCGCTGCGGCCTGAAGAGAACGGACATCTGAGCTTCACAGTAGAGACTGATGGTCTATGCAGCTCTATCCACCGTCTAGGTTCCATTATCACTGGCAGTGCGGTGGCAGGAGAGACGGTCGCGAGTGGCGAGGGACTGCGGCGCTGTGTGGTAGACCAGCCTACATTTATCACTGTCACCTCTAAAGAAAGAGACGGCAGGCTGTGCCAGACAGGGGGCGCTCCTCTATCAGCTGAGCTGAATGGTGCAGATGGTACACTGGTGGGAGAAGGTGAAGTTGTTGACCACAAAGATGGCAcatatgacatactgtacactctgtcATATGAGGGACAGTACATGCTTGCACTTCGCCTGTATGGGCAGCACATCCGCGGGAGTCCATTCAGCATCCGGGccaccagagacacacaggaATCTGAAAACACCAACAGGACCAAGAGGTGGTTGAAGTCACCAGGGAACTCTCACATCAAACGGCAAGCCAGCAAGCGGCCAGGCAGCGTGTACAGCTCAGCCAGGAGCACGGGGAACGTCGCAGGGGACGACCTCATCTTCAGAATCG GGACTAAAGGGAGAAATAAGGGAGAATTTGCCAACCTGCAGGGTGTGGCCGCTTCCGACACTGGAAATGTTTTAATAGCCGACAGCAACAATCAGTGTGTTCAG ATATTTTCTAATGATGGCCACTTTAAGAGTCGTTTCGGTGTACGAGGTCGCTCTCCGGGGCAACTTCAACGGCCAACCGGCATCACCATCCACCCCAACGGTGACATCATCATTGCTGACTATGACACCAAATGGGTCAGCATTTTCTCCAGTGATGGTAAATTTAAG AGTAAAATCGGCTCGGGAAAGCTGATGGGTCCTAAAGGTGTGTCTGTGGACAGAAATGGGAACATCGTTGTAGTGGATAATAAATCCTGCAGCATCTTCGTCTTCCAGCCTAACGGCAAACTCATCCGCAAGTTCGGCACTCGTGGAAATGGAGACAAACAATTAGCag